One window from the genome of Prinia subflava isolate CZ2003 ecotype Zambia chromosome 2, Cam_Psub_1.2, whole genome shotgun sequence encodes:
- the ETAA1 gene encoding ewing's tumor-associated antigen 1 isoform X2 has translation MKLAKEFDKNLVELDAVQEQEKLGHNFIQTTSEPLNNSKDEINVKNQKSLLGEGSETDPVVSLKPVGQSTGIPVAEPCQSSSQKSVDLEAEVALHALFDSSTQKCSGQLSQGLSDVSLNNSFHKIKSTMEEENLPEKVEAMQHGNSEAYQKDALFAVGSVDQTVPKADSDTLTKKNPPYLKTQLVASAKLAGVVGDDFDDWDTDLLADDSFVMQITQNPELISTEEPPQTPANPFGRDFSDASKIKQISSGNSVTPLGTLNKSNSLQYSPLKHPSKNSQNVKSLSLQKPCKTENSETKALHGKCDVKTDKIKSIWKSTQNSDLNPIPVSVQPEMKNGNESTKPKSDALPVFPSRSNPHRQPAGKPGYSTHTQSCQSSSVSTNMKPNDLTKVVNQANTGHSNQAETPKKYPLSFDDWNEPKFSDEILGMFCGSDSLWDANCEDDELLYQVCDDIEKQTESQDVKQGNEKTKTSQGASINSRSNADNSFPAPKQGLPDLLLAQKTNAKQEALSLNDSCRNSSKTVHGLATTGHVGNSKNISNPQTVISGSPVECKNTLPKNCHQDASEDTAKTVSGKWYRSNSVPAGETGCEVSPVSGVNTFSRKALDSSRFLSNAGKVPSSSSGNKTSLVPSKFKFRKINSSQGGLCVGSENPGNHSGIGITLQGLEGSNNQVNVTLHNKLDNKKSPFKRHLSESFAQTTSVTVVEQKNRKCSQEEIERKKQEALARRKSRTQAFLKDA, from the exons TTGGCTAAGGAGTTTGATAAAAATCTAGTAGAGTTAGATGCTGTTCAGGAACAGGAAAAGCTTGGTCACAACTTCATCCAGACCACCTCGGAGCCTTTAAATAATTCTAAAGATGAAATAAATGTGAAGAACCAGAAATCACTGCTTGGTGAGGGTTCTGAAACAGATCCTGTCGTGTCCCTGAAACCAGTTGGACAAAGCACTGGCATCCctgtggcagagccctgccagtCCAGCAGTCAAAAGTCCGTAGACCTTGAGGCTGAAGTGGCCCTTCATGCTCTTTTTGACTCCTCTACCCAAAAGTGCAGCGGGCAGTTGAGCCAAGGGCTGTCAGACGTTTCTTTAAATAATAGTTttcataaaattaaaagcaCCATGGAGGAGGAGAACCTTCCTGAGAAAGTTGAAGCCATGCAGCATGGTAATTCAGAGGCATATCAAAAAGATGCTCTGTTTGCAGTAGGAAGCGTGGACCAGACTGTACCAAAAGCTGACTCTGACAccctgacaaaaaaaaatcctccttaCTTAAAGACACAATTGGTGGCCTCTGCTAAGCTTGCTGGAGTAGTTGGTGATGACTTTGATGACTGGGATACAGATCTTTTGGCAGATGACTCTTTTGTGATGCAAATAACCCAAAATCCTGAATTGATAAGTACTGAAGAACCACCACAAACTCCTGCAAATCCATTTGGGCGTGATTTCAGTGATGCtagcaaaataaagcaaataagTAGTGGCAATTCAGTAACTCCTTTGGGGACTTTAAACAAATCTAACAGTTTGCAATATTCACCTTTGAAACATCCTAGCAAAAATTCACAAAATGTAAAATCACTGTCTTTGCAAAAGCCATGTAAGACAGAAAACTCAGAGACCAAGGCCTTGCATGGCAAATGTGATGTTAAGacagataaaattaaatctatttGGAAGAGTACCCAAAATAGTGATTTAAACCCTATTCCTGTTTCAGTGCAACCTGAAATGAAGAATGGAAATGAATCCACTAAGCCTAAAAGTGATGctcttcctgtttttccttcaaGATCTAATCCTCACAGACAACCAGCAGGAAAACCTGGGTATAGCACTCATACTCAGTCCTGTCAGTCATCCAGTGTTTCTACCAACATGAAGCCTAATGATCTAACCAAAGTGGTGAACCAAGCTAATACAGGCCACTCGAATCAAGCTGAAACACCAAAGAAATACCCTCTGTCATTTGATGACTGGAATGAACCAAAGTTCTCTGATGAGATATTAGGTATGTTTTGTGGATCTGACAGTCTTTGGGATGCAAACTGTGAGGATGATGAATTGTTGTATCAGGTGTGTGATGATATAGAAAAGCAAACTGAGAGCCAGGATGTTaaacaaggaaatgaaaaaactAAAACTTCTCAAGGAGCCAGTATTAATTCCAGATCAAATGCTGATAACAGCTTCCCAGCACCTAAACAAGGACTACCTGACCTCCTCTTGGcacaaaaaacaaatgcaaaacagGAGGCTCTCTCACTAAATGATTCCTGTAGGAATTCATCAAAGACAGTGCATGGGCTGGCCACAACAGGTCATGTAGGGAACTCTAAGAACATCTCAAATCCTCAGACTGTGATCTCGGGTTCCCCTGTGGAGTGTAAAAACACATTGCCTAAAAACTGTCACCAAGATGCTTCTGAAGACACTGCAAAGACTGTTTCAGGGAAATGGTACAGGTCAAATTCCGTGCCAGCAGGAGAGACAGGTTGTGAAGTAAGTCCTGTTAGCGGAGTAAACACTTTTAGTAGAAAAGCACTCGACAGCTCACGCTTCTTGTCTAATGCGGGAAAGGttccaagcagcagctctggtaACAAAACTTCACTCGTGCCTTCAAAGTTTAAGTTCCGAAAGATTAACAGTTCGCAGGGTGGTCTTTGTGTAGGGTCTGAAAACCCAGGGAATCATTCTGGCATTGGAATTACTCTGCAGGGTTTGGAAGGAAGCAACAATCAGGTGAATGTGACTTTGCACAACAAGCTTGACAACAAGAAATCGCCTTTCAAGAGACACCTTTCAGAGTCTTTTGCACAGACTACATCAG tGACTGTGGTagaacaaaaaaacagaaaatgttcccAAGAAGagattgaaagaaaaaaacaagaagctCTTGCACGGAGAAAATCCAGAACACAGGCATTCTTGAAAGATGCTTGA